One Oncorhynchus nerka isolate Pitt River linkage group LG5, Oner_Uvic_2.0, whole genome shotgun sequence genomic window carries:
- the LOC115129794 gene encoding zinc finger protein 774-like: MAEFEDAGLPQTMQETRDEEEPGNSKAEEMDTSEDLQDDNLIKREHFHSSNNEQQDGHLAVRRNVILERTKFNQRQQEAGETADDFISTLHCLSEHCGYGALLSEMIRDRLVMGLRDRRLSEQLQMDPEITLDEAVTCIRQTELLEKQHELPENNFKAASSAANVDRVRSHSKHQCPANVQCQSEKNQNSERPQQPQTTQEKGEEPQDTGGTDEWIEGFSPGGEKPHYCSDCSKSFRKVRDLIRHQRTHTGEKPHHCPDCEQSFARLDRLKSHQLTHTGVKAHQCPDCDKSYSQSYHLKRHHQRKHMKGKYFHCNHCEELFSTPEDLKTHMHVHAGEKAYLQQETHTGKKPYHCSEINQCSDCGKSFRQVGDLKRHQRTHTGEKPYHCPDCDRGFGRLDRLKSHQLTHTGVKAHQCPDCDKSYSQSYHLKRHHQRKHMKGKFFHCNICDELFSKPEDLKTHTYVHAGENAYLPQDTHAGKKPYHCSRCDKRFPDMEKLRSHLPVHTGDLALHCSDCGKCFLNKSKFENIKEHTLEVYYTFALTVGRVLQICNSWKGTSECTLERNHTTALIVGRVLLLKKHLSVTSKHTSSNSLEKEQPILAQNVEILFLVHVT; encoded by the exons ATGGCGGAATTTGAGGACGCAGGACTGCCCCAAACAATGCAGGAGACCCGAGATGAAGAGGAGCCGGGCAATTCAAAG GCAGAGGAGATGGACACCTCAGAAGACCTGCAAGATGACAACCTGATCAAGCGGGAACACTTCCACAGTTCTAATAATGAGCAGCAAGATGGACATTTGGCAGTTAGGAGGAATGTAATATTAGAACGAACAAAATTCAACCAAAGACAACAAGAAGCAGGAGAGACAGCTGATGATTTTATCTCTACACTTCATTGTTTGTCAGAACATTGTGGTTATGGAGCTCTACTCAGTGAGATGATAAGAGACAGACTAGTCATGGGCTTACGTGACAGAAGACTGTCTGAGCAATTACAAATGGACCCAGAAATAACACTGGATGAAGCTGTCACATGCATTCGTCAAACTGAACTTTTGGAAAAGCAACATGAACTGCCAGAGAATAACTTCAAAGCTGCCAGCAGTGCGGCAAATGTAGACCGTGTGCGTTCACATAGCAAACATCAATGCCCAGCCAATGTCCAGTGTCAATCGGAGAAGAATCAAAACTCCGAAAGACCACAACAACCCCAGACAAcacaggagaaaggagaggagcccCAAGATACAGGTGGCACTGATGAGTGGATTGAGGGTTTCAGTCCTGGAGGAGAAAAGCCTCACTACTGCTCAGACTGCAGTAAGAGCTTTAGAAAAGTGAGGGATCTTATAAGACACCAGCGAacacatacaggagagaagcctcacCACTGCCCTGATTGTGAGCAAAGTTTTGCTCGATTAGATCGTCTTAAGTCACACCAACTAACACATACAGGAGTGAAGGCTCACCAATGCCCTGATTGTGACAAAAGTTATTCTCAATCGTATCATTTGAAAAGACACCACCAGCGAAAGCATATGAAAGGGAAATACTTCCACTGCAATCATTGTGAGGAACTTTTCTCCACACCAGAAGATCTAAAGACGCACATGCATGTACATGCTGGAGAAAAGGCATACCTTCAGCAAGAAACTCATACAGGTAAGAAGCCTTATCACTGCTCCGAAATAAACCAGTGCTCCGACTGTGGGAAGAGCTTTCGACAAGTGGGGGATCTTAAAAGACACCAACGAACGCatactggagagaagccttaccactgcccTGATTGCGACAGAGGTTTCGGTCGATTAGATCGCCTTAAGTCACACCAGCTAACACATACAGGAGTGAAGGCTCACCAATGCCCTGATTGTGACAAAAGTTATTCTCAATCGTATCATTTGAAAAGACACCACCAGCGAAAGCATATGAAAGGGAAATTCTTCCACTGCAATATTTGTGATGAACTTTTCTCCAAACCAGAAGATCTAAAAACACACACGTATGTACATGCTGGAGAAAATGCATACCTTCCACAAGACACTCATGCAGGAAAGAAACCTTACCACTGTTCAAGGTGTGATAAAAGATTTCCTGACATGGAAAAACTAAGATCACACCTTCCAGTACATACTGGAGACCTTGCACTCCACTGTTCTGACTGTGGAAAGTGTTTCTTAAACAAGTCAAAGTTTGAAAACATCAAAGAACACACACTGGAAGTGTACTATACCTTTGCACTGACTGTGGGGAGGGTTTTACAAATATGCAACAGTTGGAAAGGCACCAGCGAatgcacactggagagaaaccataCCACTGCACTgattgtgggaagagttttgctcTTGAAAAAACATTTAAGTGTCACAAGCAAGCACACAAGTTCAAACTCTCTGGAGAAAGAGCAGCCTATCCTTGCTCAGAATGTGGAAATACTTTTTCTCGTTCATGTGACGTGA